The genomic stretch TCCTTACAACTGCTGCCAACCGGTAGGCACAGTACAATCCGTTCCCAAACAAAAGGCCGGGTGCATTTTTTTCTCCCAGACAATTATTTTTCCGATCCGCTGCCCGCGAAAAGAGATATTCCCGGTTTAAAAAAAAGAGCATAATACTTACTAAAATTTTTAAAAAGTATGCGTCAATTTCATTAGATTTACTAAAACAGGCTTTATCCGACTGACAGTAGCGTTGTTTCATGTGACTGCTTGTATCCTGTAAAGATCGAGTACCAACCAAAACTCCATAACATGCTCAAACAACTGCAAGTATTGCTGCTGTTGGTCTGCCTATCTTCCGCAGCCAGCGCGCAATTCAAAGTGGAAGGCGATGTCCGCGATACGGACGGCCAGCCACTGGTAGGCGCCACCATCCTGATCAAAGGAAGACCCGGAGGCGCCAGCTCCAATGCCAACGGGCACTATTCCCTCACCCTGCCCGACAAAAACAGCATCCTTATCATCTCATTTCTTGGTTATGAAGCGCAGGAAGTAGCCGTTAACGGCAGGGCCGTACTGAATATCCAGCTCAGCGCCCTGGAATCTGAACTGCGTTCTGTGGTGGTCACCGCCCTGGGCGTCAAACGGCAGAAAAGCTCCCTGGGGTATGCGGTGTCCGAACTGGCAGGTAAGGATGTTACAGGTTATGGGGAAACCAATCCTATCTCCTCCCTGGCAGGTAAAATGGCTGGTGTACAGGTGTCCGGTAATACCGCCGGTCCTACCGGCTCTACCCGCATCGTTATCCGCGGCATCCGTGAGTTGCAGGGCGGTAACCAGCCGCTGTATGTCATTGACGGCGTGCCTGCCGTTAACGGCAATATGGGCGCCGCTACGCAATGGGGCGGGTTCGACCTGGGCGATGGCCTCTCCGATCTGAACCCCAATGATGTGGAATCCATCAGTGTGCTGAAAGGCGCTTCCGCCGCCGCACTCTACGGAAGCAGGGCCCTTAACGGCGTGATCCTGATCACTACCAAGAACGGGCGTAGCAGGAAAGGACTCGGTATTGAACTGAACAGCTCCCTCACCGTAGATAAGGTATCCACCAAACTGGACGAAGCGCAGACCACCTACGGCCAGGGCAGCAGCGGCCTCCCGCACAGGGACGCCACCACCGCCAATAATATCACTTCCAACTGGGGGCCGCGCTTCACCGACCTGGATTCTATTATCCAGCGGGACGGCACTATGCGCCCCTATAAATATATCCCTGATAATGCCGAAGGTTTTTTCCGGGCCGGCCTCACCGCCATGAACACCATCTCCGTTTCCGGCGGCAATGAGCGCAGCAGTCTCCGCGCCTCTTATTCCAATGTATCCAGCAGGGATATTGCACCCAAAAGTGATTTCAGCAGGAATAATTTTTCTATCCGTGCTGAATCCAAGGTTACCGACAAGCTGACCATCGAGGCCAAAGGTTCCCTGATGGTGGAGAACGTATCCAACAGGCCCGCCCTCACGGACGAGGTCAATAATATAGGCAACGGTCTGCTGGCCTTGGTAGGGAACTTTGACCAGTCCTGGCTGCAGGAATACCAGAATGCCGATGGCTCTTATATCAATTATACCGGTGATCAATACCGGGCCAACCCTTACTGGACATTGAACAGAACAGTGAATGAAAGCCGCAAGCAAAGGGTGGGCGGCTCCCTGATGGCCACCTATACTTTCAGCCCCCAATGGAGCGCTTCCATCAACGCCGGAACGGACTTCTACAATTTCAACTTTGAAAATTTCCTGGATAAATATACCCCAGCCTACGATGGCGGATTCCTGCTCCTGCAGGATATCAAGACCAAGGAAGACAATTACCAGGCCATGGTCAATTTCAATACCAGGCTGGGCAAGGATCTCCAGCTGTCGGTCATGGCCGGGGGCAATATCATGAAGTATAACCTGAAACAGATTACCACTGAAGGCAAAGAGATCATTGTTCCCGCCAAGAACCTGATCAGCAACTTTTCCCAGCTGCGGGTGATTGATGCCAATCCCCGTAAGGAGATTCAATCGGTCTTCGGTAGCGCACAGTTCAATTATAAGGATGCGCTCTACCTGACCATGCAGGCAAGGAACGACTGGTCCTCCACGTTGCCCGAAGCCAACCATTCCTATTTTTATCCATCTGTTGACCTGAGCTGGGTGGTCAGTAATTCCTTTAAGTTGGAACCAGGCTTCGTGAACTATGCCAAAATCAGGACAGCGCTTGGACAGGTGGGCGGCGATACCGATCCCTACCAGCTGGCCTTTGCCTACTCGCTCACCGGGCTCAGCCTCAACGGCAATCCCATGGGTGAAGTACTGGGCGATATCATTCCCAACGCCAGCCTCCTCCCGCAGCGGAAAACCTCTTTCGAGATCGGTACCGATATCGGGTTGTTCAATGATCGCGTAGGGATCGATTTCACTTACTACAATGAAAAAACGAAAGACGCTATTGTGACCATGCCCATCCCGCAGACCTCCGGTTATGGATTTGCTATCCTGAATGCAGGTACGCTCCGGAACTCAGGGGTAGAGATACTCATCCGTACCACCCCGGTCAGGATCCCCAACGGGCTGCGCTGGGACCTCAGCTTTAACTATGCCAAGAACAACAATACCATTGTAGCGCTTTCCGATGAGCTGGCAGCCTATCCCGTAGCAGAAGCCCGTTGGGCAGGCGCCACCATTACTGCCGAAAAGGGCAAGCCCTTCGGCACTATCATTGGCCTTGATTTTCTCCGGAACGATAAAGGACAGCGCATCATCGGCAGCGATGGTTTTCCACAATTCACGGACGGACCGGTGGAGCTGGGCAATACGCTGCCCGACTGGACAGGCGGTATCACCAATACTTTCAGCTGGAAAGGATTGGAGCTGAAAGCCGTAGTGGACATCCGGGTAGGGGGCGACCTCTTCTCCATGACCAATATGACCATGTACATGAAAGGCAAACATGCCAATACGGTAGAGGGGCGCGACAGCTGGAATGAATACCAGCAGGAACGCCGGGCGGAAGAAGATGCAAACCGGGATCCCAGCCTCATTCCCCAGAATAACAGGGGCTATATTGCTGAAGGCGTACTGGCGGACGGCAGCGCCAATAACAAAGCCATTGACCCCGCACAATACTGGAACCGCGTAGGCAGCGCCACACCCAGACCTTTTATCTATGACGGCGGTTATGTGAAGCTGCGCGACCTGGGCCTTAACTACACCCTGCCCAGGAACTGGCACCGCAAACTGCCGGTGCAGCAGATCACGGTAGGTGCTATCGGGCGTAACCTCTGGATCATCCACAAGAACACGCCCAATATAGATCCGGAATCCAACTATAATAACGGCAACGGGCAAGGCTTTGAGTACGGCTCCCTGCCCGGAAGAAAAAGATACGGTTTCAACGTATTGATCAAATTATAATCTTCAAACCGCCTATCATGAAATTATTCCTCTATATACTGGTTGCCGGTATCCTGCTTGCAGGACAAGCCTGCACCAAAGGTTTTGACGACCTCAACACCAACCCCTCCGGAATTTCAGACCTGGACCCGTCCTACCAGCTCACCAAGATCCAGGCAGATATGTCCGGCGACCGCGAAGACACCTGGCGCTATGATCTCGGCATCTGCTCACCCATAGTACAGCAACTCGGCGGTTCCTGGTGGACCCAGCATGGCGGCATGTACCAGGTGGTGGAAAAGAACCACTGGTTCAGCCACTGGGAAACAACCTTTCCCCGGGAACTGAAGAACATACAGGACATTATAGATAAAACAGCCGATGATCCCGCCCAGGCCAATATGCATGCCGCCGCCCGCATCCTCCGCGTTTACCTGTATGCCAAACTCACCGATCTGTATGGCGATATCCCTTATTCAGAAGCCATCAAAGGTTATACAGAAAGGAAATTCCTGCCTAAATATGATAGCCAGGAATCCATTTACCAGGACTTTTTCAAAGAACTGGAAGCAGCGGTGGCCACGCTTGACGCGGCCGGTCCCGCCATCAAAGGAGACCTGTTCTTTAGCGGTGATATCAGCAAATGGAAAAAGCTGGGCAATTCCCTGCGGCTCCGGCTGGGCTTCCGCCTTACCAAGGTAAACAGCGGAGAGGCACAACGCCAGGTGGAAGCGGCCATTGCAGGCGGCGTAATGACCCAGCTGGAAGATATCTGCATGCTGAAACATGCCGCCATTTCCTTTACCATTGGTGATAACCGCGGCAATGGCCGCTCGCAGGTTTTCAAAAGTGAGCCCATCTCAGCCGGCTTCCGCCTGGTACGGACTTTTGTGGATACGATGGTGAACACCCAGGATCCACGCCTGTATATCTTTGGCGGCACCTATATTGGTGATGGCATTATCGGCGTCTCCAATAACCTCATAGACCTGAGCGGCCTGATGCCTGCACTGGGCACTACGCCAGGCGCCATGGCCTGGAATGAATGGAGCGATTATGGCACCGTTCAGGATGGCGCAGGTAATGATATATATGTAGGCCATAACAATAAATTCCTGCAACCCAGCAAATACGTTTCCGCCCTGGATGCGCCCTTCTTTCATATAACACCCGCCGAAGTGGAATTCCTGCTGGCCGAAGCCGCAGCAAGAGGGTGGGGCGGTCTTACTGATCCCGAAGAACATTTCATGAAAGGGATCCAGCTGGCCTGCGAAGCCACGAAGTATTATCCGGGCGCACCCGCAATTGCACAGGAACGTATCAATGACCTGAAAGACGCCTATACGCCATTCCCAACTGCTTTTGCGGACCGGATGAATGCTATCCATACACAGGTATGGGTCAACTTCTTTCTCAACGGGGCAGAAGCCTATGCCAATTTCAGGAGGACAGGCTATCCG from Candidatus Pseudobacter hemicellulosilyticus encodes the following:
- a CDS encoding SusC/RagA family TonB-linked outer membrane protein gives rise to the protein MLKQLQVLLLLVCLSSAASAQFKVEGDVRDTDGQPLVGATILIKGRPGGASSNANGHYSLTLPDKNSILIISFLGYEAQEVAVNGRAVLNIQLSALESELRSVVVTALGVKRQKSSLGYAVSELAGKDVTGYGETNPISSLAGKMAGVQVSGNTAGPTGSTRIVIRGIRELQGGNQPLYVIDGVPAVNGNMGAATQWGGFDLGDGLSDLNPNDVESISVLKGASAAALYGSRALNGVILITTKNGRSRKGLGIELNSSLTVDKVSTKLDEAQTTYGQGSSGLPHRDATTANNITSNWGPRFTDLDSIIQRDGTMRPYKYIPDNAEGFFRAGLTAMNTISVSGGNERSSLRASYSNVSSRDIAPKSDFSRNNFSIRAESKVTDKLTIEAKGSLMVENVSNRPALTDEVNNIGNGLLALVGNFDQSWLQEYQNADGSYINYTGDQYRANPYWTLNRTVNESRKQRVGGSLMATYTFSPQWSASINAGTDFYNFNFENFLDKYTPAYDGGFLLLQDIKTKEDNYQAMVNFNTRLGKDLQLSVMAGGNIMKYNLKQITTEGKEIIVPAKNLISNFSQLRVIDANPRKEIQSVFGSAQFNYKDALYLTMQARNDWSSTLPEANHSYFYPSVDLSWVVSNSFKLEPGFVNYAKIRTALGQVGGDTDPYQLAFAYSLTGLSLNGNPMGEVLGDIIPNASLLPQRKTSFEIGTDIGLFNDRVGIDFTYYNEKTKDAIVTMPIPQTSGYGFAILNAGTLRNSGVEILIRTTPVRIPNGLRWDLSFNYAKNNNTIVALSDELAAYPVAEARWAGATITAEKGKPFGTIIGLDFLRNDKGQRIIGSDGFPQFTDGPVELGNTLPDWTGGITNTFSWKGLELKAVVDIRVGGDLFSMTNMTMYMKGKHANTVEGRDSWNEYQQERRAEEDANRDPSLIPQNNRGYIAEGVLADGSANNKAIDPAQYWNRVGSATPRPFIYDGGYVKLRDLGLNYTLPRNWHRKLPVQQITVGAIGRNLWIIHKNTPNIDPESNYNNGNGQGFEYGSLPGRKRYGFNVLIKL
- a CDS encoding SusD/RagB family nutrient-binding outer membrane lipoprotein; translated protein: MKLFLYILVAGILLAGQACTKGFDDLNTNPSGISDLDPSYQLTKIQADMSGDREDTWRYDLGICSPIVQQLGGSWWTQHGGMYQVVEKNHWFSHWETTFPRELKNIQDIIDKTADDPAQANMHAAARILRVYLYAKLTDLYGDIPYSEAIKGYTERKFLPKYDSQESIYQDFFKELEAAVATLDAAGPAIKGDLFFSGDISKWKKLGNSLRLRLGFRLTKVNSGEAQRQVEAAIAGGVMTQLEDICMLKHAAISFTIGDNRGNGRSQVFKSEPISAGFRLVRTFVDTMVNTQDPRLYIFGGTYIGDGIIGVSNNLIDLSGLMPALGTTPGAMAWNEWSDYGTVQDGAGNDIYVGHNNKFLQPSKYVSALDAPFFHITPAEVEFLLAEAAARGWGGLTDPEEHFMKGIQLACEATKYYPGAPAIAQERINDLKDAYTPFPTAFADRMNAIHTQVWVNFFLNGAEAYANFRRTGYPALTPFTSVEWYTSGTNGVIPRRFFYPESEAIQNPVNYQAAVDRLGGANDWLKRVWWDKE